The following proteins are encoded in a genomic region of Nitrospirota bacterium:
- the cas2 gene encoding CRISPR-associated endonuclease Cas2, whose translation MCELNKYRIMWLIVLFDLPTETKKERKAYTKFRNFLLDDGFNMMQYSVYYRHCASRENAEAHTRRIKAALPEKGFVNVVTITDKQFGDIQFFVGKKEKPPPNAPHQLELF comes from the coding sequence ATGTGCGAGTTAAATAAATACAGAATAATGTGGTTAATAGTTCTATTTGATTTGCCGACTGAAACGAAAAAAGAGCGAAAGGCTTACACAAAATTCAGAAACTTTCTTCTTGATGACGGCTTTAACATGATGCAGTACTCAGTGTACTACCGTCACTGCGCAAGCAGAGAGAACGCCGAAGCTCACACAAGGCGCATTAAGGCGGCACTGCCGGAAAAGGGATTTGTGAATGTCGTCACCATTACCGACAAGCAGTTTGGTGACATTCAATTCTTTGTGGGAAAAAAAGAAAAACCACCCCCCAATGCTCCGCATCAACTTGAATTATTTTGA
- the cas1 gene encoding type II CRISPR-associated endonuclease Cas1, with translation MIKRTVSIDNPSRLNIEHKQLVITQNDEAVGRVPIEDIGLLIVENPNVSYTHSCFVSLLENNAAIVLIGKSHYPAGLFLPLETNSVQTERFKSQIEAAVSLKKQLWQQIVRKKIINQAKLLESSGAAIAPLTEMARNVKSGDSNNLEAHAARYYWKNLFGKKFKRDRFGFYPNNLLNYGYIILRAATARSLVSSGLLPTLGIHHRNKYNAFCLADDVMEPYRVFIDRKVHELYAASDISELETQELDELPLDKMTLTKEIKKELLGILAADVVLDDNTFPLMTALNRTTASLQRCFAKEQKDIEYPSL, from the coding sequence ATGATTAAACGAACAGTCAGCATAGATAATCCGTCAAGGCTCAACATTGAGCACAAACAGCTTGTTATCACTCAAAATGACGAGGCTGTAGGCAGAGTTCCCATCGAAGACATTGGTCTTTTGATTGTGGAAAACCCAAACGTCAGCTATACGCATTCGTGTTTTGTGTCTTTGCTTGAAAACAACGCCGCTATTGTCCTCATTGGAAAAAGCCACTACCCTGCCGGACTTTTCTTGCCTCTTGAAACAAATTCCGTGCAGACTGAGCGTTTCAAATCGCAAATTGAGGCGGCAGTGTCTCTTAAAAAACAACTTTGGCAGCAAATAGTCCGAAAGAAGATAATTAATCAGGCAAAGTTACTGGAAAGTTCGGGGGCGGCTATTGCGCCTCTAACAGAGATGGCAAGAAACGTAAAATCCGGAGATTCTAATAATCTTGAAGCACACGCCGCCCGCTATTACTGGAAAAATCTCTTTGGTAAAAAATTCAAGCGAGACCGGTTTGGTTTTTATCCAAATAATCTTCTGAATTACGGCTATATAATTCTTAGGGCGGCAACAGCCCGCTCTTTGGTTAGTTCCGGGCTGCTTCCCACCCTGGGCATTCATCACCGCAATAAGTATAACGCATTTTGCTTAGCGGATGACGTTATGGAACCTTACCGTGTTTTTATTGACAGGAAAGTGCATGAGCTATACGCTGCCTCCGATATAAGCGAACTTGAAACTCAAGAGTTGGATGAGCTGCCGTTAGATAAAATGACTCTGACCAAAGAGATAAAAAAAGAACTGCTTGGTATATTGGCTGCTGATGTCGTGTTGGATGACAACACTTTTCCGCTTATGACAGCCCTAAACAGAACTACGGCATCGCTTCAGCGGTGCTTTGCAAAAGAACAGAAAGATATTGAGTATCCGAGTCTGTGA